The Bradyrhizobium barranii subsp. barranii genome segment GGGGAGCGCGGCCCGGCTGCGGATGCGCACGCGATCCAGCCTTATTATACGCGGCTGTTGGCGGAGGCTTGCGGGCTCACCGTGAGGCTCGCGCACGAGGGCGAAGCGATCACCATTACCGCGTCGTAGGCGCGCCGCCGCCCTCAAACGTTAATCGAATCTTTACGAGGCGCTTCGGCTTGTCCGGAGCGCCTTATCTCTTTGTTGGTTCCGTTCTTTTGTACATACTCAACCATTATTAAACGCTTTGCGGTGAAGCTGGCCCCATTCCGAAATGGCGCATCACAAGTCGTGCGCGCCCTCCCTGTATGAAGGCCTGTTTTCATGGATGATCTGTTGCGGGAGTTTTTGACGGAGACCAGCGAGAGCCTGGACACCGTCGACAATCAGTTGGTGAAGTTCGAGCAGGAGCCGAACAACGCCAAGATCCTGGATAACATCTTCCGCCTGGTCCACACCATCAAGGGCACTTGCGGCTTCCTCGGACTGCCGCGGCTTGAAGCGCTGGCACATGCCGGCGAGACGCTGATGGGCAAATTCCGCGACGGCATGCCGGTGACGGGGCAGGCCGTGACGGTGATCCTGTCCTCGATCGACCGCATCAAGGAGATCCTCGCCGGGCTGGAGGCGACCGAAGCCGAGCCCGAGGGCACCGACCGCGATCTCATCGACAAGCTGGAAGCGATGGTCGAGCAGGGCATGGCGGCTATGGCCGCAGGGGCCGCTGCTCCTGTCGCTGAAGCGCCGCCGCTGGTACCGGAAGCGCCGGCCGAAGCCAAAGCCGTGCCTGCCAAAGAGATGACGCAGGGCTCGCTGATCGACCAGACCCTGGAGCGCCCGCTGCGTCCGGGCGAAGTCTCGCTCGACGAGCTCGAGCGCGCCTTCCGCGAGACCGCGATCGAAGCGCCGGCCCCCGTCGTCAAGGCCGAGCCCGCGCCGGCTGCTGAAGCTCCGGCGCCCGCCGCCAAGGAAGCTGCGAAGCCCGCCAAGGAAAAGGTCGCGCCGAAGAAGTCGATGGCCGACGAGGGCGCCGCCGAGGGCGACCGCATCGCCAACCAGTCGATCCGCGTCAACGTGGATACGCTGGAGCATCTGATGACCATGGTCTCCGAGCTGGTCCTGACCCGCAACCAGCTGCTGGAGATCTCCCGCCGCAACGAGGACACCGAGTTCAAGGTGCCGTTGCAGCGCCTCTCCAACGTCACCGCCGAGCTGCAGGAAGGCGTCATGAAGACGCGCATGCAGCCGATCGGCAATGCCTGGCAGAAGCTGCCCCGCATCGTCCGGGACCTCTCGAGCGAACTCGGCAAGCAGATCGAGCTGGAGATGCACGGCGCCGACACAGAGCTCGACCGCCAGGTGCTCGATTTGATCAAGGACCCGCTCACCCACATGGTGCGCAACTCCGCCGACCACGGCCTGGAGACCCCCGCCGAGCGGCTCGCGTCCGGTAAGGGCGAGCAGGGCACCATCCGCCTGTCCGCCTATCACGAGGGCGGCCACATCATCATCTGCATCGCCGACAACGGCCGAGGCCTCAACACCGAGAGGATCAAGGCCAAGGCGATCTCCTCCGGTCTCGTCACCGAGGCCGAGCTCGAGAAGATGAGCGAAGCCCAGATCCACAAGTTCATCTTCGCGCCCGGCTTCTCGACCGCGGCGGCCATCACCTCGGTCTCGGGCCGCGGCGTCGGCATGGACGTGGTGCGCACCAATATCGACCAGATCGGCGGCACCATCGACATCAAGTCGGTGGCCGGCGAGGGTTCCTCCGTCACCATCAAGATCCCGCTGACCTTGGCCATCGTCTCGGCGCTGATCGTCGAGGCCGCCGGCGACCGCTTCGCGATCCCGCAGCTCTCGGTGGTCGAGCTCGTCCGTGCCCGCGCCAACTCCGAGCACCGCATCGAGCGCATCAAGGACACCGCTGTCCTCAGGTTGCGCAACAAGCTCTTGCCGCTGATCCACCTCAAGAAGCTGCTCAAGATCGACGACGGCGCCGCCTCCGATCCCGAGAACGGTTTTATCGTGGTGACCCAGGTCGGCAGCCAGACCTTTGGCATCGTCGTCGACGGCGTGTTCCACACCGAAGAGATCGTGGTCAAGCCGATGTCGACGAAGCTCCGTCACATCGACATGTTCTCCGGCAACACCATTCTGGGCGATGGCGCTGTCATCATGATCATCGATCCCAACGGCATTGCCAAGGCGCTCGGCGCCGCCGGCTCCTCGGCCCATGACATGGGCGACGAGAATGGCGCGCATCACATCGGAAGTGGCGAGCAGACCACCTCGCTCCTCGTGTTCCGCGCTGGCTCCAGCCAGCCCAAGGCGGTCCCGCTCGGGCTCGTTACCCGCCTGGAAGAGCTGCCGGCCGACAAGATCGAGTTCAGCAACGGCCGCTACATGGTGCAGTACCGCGAGCAGCTGATGCCGCTCGTCGCCATGGAGAGCGTCACCATTGCGAGCCAGGGCGCCCAGCCGATCCTGGTGTTTGCGGACGACGGCCGCTCCATGGGCCTCGTCGTCGACGAGATCATCGACATCGTCGAGGAACGGCTCAACATCGAGGTCGGCGGCTCCGCCTCCGGCATTCTCGGCTCGGCCGTGATCAAGGGCCAGGCCACCGAGGTGATCGACGTCGGCCACTTCCTCCCCATGGCGTTCGCCGACTGGTTCACCCGCAAGGAGATGAAGCCGTCGCAGCACTCGCAGTCGGTGCTGCTGGTCGACGACTCGGCCTTCTTCCGTAACATGCTGGCCCCGGTGCTGAAGGCGGCCGGCTACCGCGTCCGCACCGCGCCGACCGCGCAGGAGGGCCTGGCTGCACTGCGTGCGCAGAGCTTCGACGTGGTCCTGACCGACATCGAGATGCCCGACATGAACGGGTTCGAGTTCGCCGAAGTGATCCGCTCCGACACCAATCTGGGCGCGATGCCGATCATCGGCCTGTCCGCGCTGGTGTCGCCGGCGGCGATCGAGCGCGGCCGTCAGGCCGGCTTCCACGACTATGTTGCCAAGTTCGACCGTCCCGGTCTGATCGCGGCGCTGAAGGAACAGACCGCGGGCGCCGCCGGCGCCTCCGAGCTGAGCCGGGCAGCGGCGTAACGGCACTGGGGATCAGGAGATACCGCTATGAGCAACAAGAAGACGCAGATCGGCGAAGGCGCCATGGTCGAATACGTCACCGCGATGATCGGCGGCCAGCTGTTCGGCCTGCCGATCTCCCGGGTCCAGGACGTGTTCATGCCCGAGCGCGTCACCCGCGTTCCCCTGTCCTCGCGCGAGATCGCGGGGGTGCTGAACCTGCGCGGCCGCATCGTCACCGTGGTCGACATGCGCGCCCGGCTCGGCCTGCCCAAGCCCGAGGACGGCAAGGCCCCGATGGCGGTCGGCGTCGACCTGCGCGGTGAATCCTACGGCCTCCTGATCGACCAGATCGGCGAAGTGCTGCGCCTTGCCGAGGCCGGCATGGGAGAGAACCCCGTCAACCTCGATCCCCGCATGGCCAAGCTCGCCGGCGGCGTCCACCGCCTCGACGGCCAGCTCATGGTCGTCCTCGACGTCGATCGCGTCCTCGAGCTCGCGCCCGAGATGATGGCGGCCTGATACGGCGGCATCGCCGCCGACGGACTCGCAATTGGAAGTACCCCCACAAGGGGGTAGGAAGCAGAGGTTCACATGCGCACTTGTCTCGTCGTTGATGATTCCAGCGTCATCCGCAAGGTTGCGCGCCGGATCCTGGAGGGCCTCGACTTCCAGATTCTCGAAGCCGAGGATGGTGAGAAGGCACTGGAGGCCTGCAAGCGCGGCTTGCCCGATGCCGTGCTGCTCGACTGGAACATGCCGGTCATGGACGGCTACGAATTCCTTGGCCATCTCCGGCGGATGCCCGGCGGTGACCAGCCCAAGGTGGTGTTCTGCACCACTGAGAACGACGTCGCGCACATCGCCCGTGCGCTGCACGCCGGCGCCAACGAATACATCATGAAGCCCTTCGACAAGGACATCGTGACGGCGAAATTTCAGGAAGTCGGACTTATCTGAGCGAACATCCGGAGGCTGAACGGATCCTTCGGCGATTGTTTCAACTGAACCGTTTCAGTCTGAGTTGGTGAGTAATGAGTGTTGCGTTCGCAGGTAATTCGACCACGGGTCCGTCGCGCGACGCCGGGCCGCTGCGGGTGATGGTCGTCGACGACTCGGTCGTCATACGCGGTCTGATCTCGCGCTGGATCGGTGCCGAGCATGACATGGAGGTCGCGGCCTCGCTGCGCACCGGGCTCGAGGCGGTCAACCAGCTCGAACGCATCAATCCCGACGTTGCCGTGCTCGACATCGAAATGCCCGAGCTCGACGGCATCTCGGCGCTGCCGCAACTGCTGGCGAAGAAGCGCGATCTCGTCATCATCATGGCCTCGACGCTGACCCGCCGTAACGCGGAGATCAGCTTCAAGGCGCTGTCGCTCGGTGCGGCCGACTACATTCCGAAGCCGGAGTCGACGCGCGAAGCGTCGGCCGCGGACATCTTTCATCACGATTTGATCCAGAAGATCCGTCATCTCGGCGCGCGGCTACGCCGCAGGCCCGCAGTCGCGAGCCCGCCGCTGGCGCCCGCGACCCCGGCTGCACGTGCACCGGCTGTCGTGCGGCCCGCCGCGCCCGCACCGGCTCTGCATGCGCCGTCGTCTGGGGTACTGTCCACGCGCCCGTTCTCGGCCCACGCACCGAAGGTGCTGCTGATCGGCTCCTCGACCGGCGGTCCGCAGGCGCTGATGGCGCTGGTCACCGAGCTCGGCCCGGTGATCGACCGCTTCCCGGTGCTGATCACCCAGCACATGCCGCCGACCTTTACCACCATTCTCGCCGAGCACCTGGCGCGCGCGAGTCGCAAGCCGGCGGCCGAGGCGGTCGACGGCGAGCCGGTGAAGCCGGGACGGATCTACCTCGCGCCCGGCGGCAAGCACATGCGTGTCGTGCGCAGTGGCGCGGACACGGCGATCGCGCTCGACGACGGTCCCGCCGTCAATTTCTGCAAGCCCGCGGTCGATCCGCTGTTCACCTCCGCCATCGACATCTGGCACGGCAACATCCTCTCGGTGATCCTGACGGGCATGGGCTCGGACGGCATGCGTGGCGGCAAGGACATCGTCGCCGCCGGCGGCAACGTGATCGCGCAGGACGAAGCCTCCAGCGTGGTCTGGGGCATGCCGGGCGCGGCCGCCAATGCCGGCATCTGCGCGGCGATCCTGCCGCTCAACCAGATCGGCGCCAAGGTCAACCGCCTGTTCGCGGGAGACCGCTCGTGACGCCGGTCGACTACGAATATCTGCGCAAGTTCCTGAAAGAGCGCTCTGGCCTCGATCTCTCCGCCGACAAGCAGTATCTCGTCGAGAGCCGGCTGCTGCCGCTTGCCCGCAAGGCGAGCTTGCCCGGGATTCCCGATCTCGTGCTGAAGATCAGGAACGGCGACGGCCGGCTTGCGACCGACGTGGTCGAAGCGATGACCACTAACGAGACCTTCTTCTACCGCGACAAGATCCCGTTCGATCATCTGCGCGACACCATCCTGCCGGGCCTGCTCCAGGCGCGCGCGGCGCGCAGGTCGCTCCGCATCTGGTCGGCGGCCTCGTCGACCGGGCAGGAGCCCTATTCGATCGCGATGTGCCTTAAGGAGATGGGCGCGGCCTTCGCCGGCTGGCGCATCGAGATCGTCGCCACCGATCTGTCGCAGGAGGTGCTGGAGAAATCCAGGGCTGGCATCTACAGCCAGTTCGAGGTGCAGCGCGGCCTGCCGATCCAGCACCTGATGAAATACTTCACGCAAGTCGGCGAGCTCTGGCAGCTCAATGCCGACATTCGCGCGATGGTGCAGTTCCGTCAGCTCAATCTGTTGCAGGACTTCTCCCATCTCGGCACGTTCGACGTGATCTTCTGCCGCAACGTCCTGATCTATTTCGACCAGGACACCAAGGCCGTGATTTTCGAACGCATGGCGAAGGGACTGGAAGCCGACGGCACGCTGCTGCTTGGCGCCGCCGAATCCGTCGTCGGCATCACCGACGCGTTCCGCCCGATCACCGAGCGCCGCGGTCTCTATCAGCTCAACCCCGCGCGCTCCGGCCGTCCGATGGGCGGATTGATGCCGCAGCCGCTGAAAATCGCAGCGGCGAGGTGATCTCCGTTTCTGTCATTCCGGGGCGGCGCGTCAGCGCCGAGCCCGGAATCCATAACCACAGGCAATCGTAACAGGCAGGCTGACAGAGCCGGCCTCTTTCATCTGCCTGTGGTTATGGATTCCGGGCTCGCGACTACGTCGCGCCCCGGAATGACGAGACTCTACAAAATCGCATGCGGCAGAAACCGCGAGCGGTTGCCCGTGATCGGGCTCTCATCCTCGCGGATCGACAGGCCGCACGGCTCGTGGTTCACCAGCCAGCTTCCCACCACCACATAGAAGCCCGAGAAATTCGGCAGCGGTGACAATGCCTGCCGCACGAAGCCTTCTGCGCCGTAAGGTCCTGCCTGCTCGTCGAGCGGCGTGCCTCCGGACACCAGCGTGACATTGGCGCCTTCGCGCGACAGCAGCGGCTTGCGGACGTAGGAGCTGCCGAGCTCGGCTGCCCGCGCGTCGTCCTCGAAGAAGGCCGGCAGCAGATTGGGATGGTTCGGAAACATCTCCCAGAGCAGCGGCAAAATGCCCTTGTTGGAGAGCACCGCCTTCCACGGCGGCTCGATCCAGCGTGTCGGCGCGCTCATCAGCTTGGCGCCGAAGGCGTCGTGGAACATCCATTCCCAGGGATAGAGCTTGAAGGCGAACGCGATGTCGCCGTCGTCGAGATCGACGAAGCCGCCAGGCTCGTCGCGCCAGCCGATCTCCTCGATGTCGAGCATCCTGGTCGAGAGCCCCGCCTGGCGCGCGGTGTCCTCGAGATAAGCGAGTGTGCCGGCGTCTTCCTCGTTGCCGGTGGTGCCGGTGAGATGGACATGGCGGCCTGCGGCAATCTCCTTCCACGCCGCGATCAGCCGCTCGTGGATGGAGTTGAACTGGTCGGCGCGCGCCGGAATGATGCGGCGTTCGATCGCCTGTTCGAGCCAGGTCCATTGAAACACCGCGGCCTCGAAGATCGAGGTCGGCGTATCCGCGTTGTATTCGAGCAGCTTTGCAGGCGACTGTCCGTCGAACTTCAGATCGAGCCGGCCATAGAGGCTGCGGTCGTCGCGCTCCCAGCTCTCGGCGATCAAGCTCCAGAACGCCTCCGGAATCTTCAGGCGTCGCAGATAGCGCTCGTCACCGATCACGCGGCCGGCAAGCTCGATGCACATCGCGTCGATCTCGGCTGTCGGCGCCTCGATGCCGCGCTCGATCTCGTCGAGCGTGAAGGCGTAATAGGCGCTCTCGTCCCAATAGCGTTCGCCGTCGATGGTGTGGAAGGCGAAGCCGCATTGTTCGGCGGTCTGCCGCCAGTCGTCGCGCTCGGGGCAGACGATGCGTCGCATGTTATTTCCTGCGCATGATCTCCGCGCAAACGCGTTCCGCGTTTGTCGCGAGGGAAAACCGGTGGCCGCTTTTCCGGATCATGCGTTAGCCGCCGCCCGAGAAGCCATGGCCGAACGAGCCGAAGCCGCCACGGCTCACGCTGCTGGAGCCTGAGTCCGAAGAGGTTCCGGGAATGGCTCGAGGAATCGCTGCTGAAGAAGCTTGACCGCGACGACCAGCGCGAGCTGCTGCCGCCCGATGAACTGCTGCTACTGCTGCACGTCGTGGTCGTCTGGCCCGGCACGGCTCCTGGCGAGGGCTCGCAGTGCTGCCGTGGCATCAGCGTGTAGGCGGTGGTGCCGACCGCGATCGTGCCCATCACCAGTAGCGCGACATGGCCGGAGCGCTTCACCGGCGGCCCCGATGGCGGCGCCGCGGGCGCCGGCCGGCGCTTGCCGAACTCCTTTTTGGAGGGTTTGGCCATGTCAGTAGATCATGCAGGCGGCGTTCAACAGGCCCGCCGCGAGGGAGGACAGCCCGAGCCAGATCGCCGGCGCAAGCTCGCCTGCGGCAATCCGTGCCGACAGGTTCGGCACCGGGACCTTCACCAGGAAGAGCACGATAATCTGGACGATCAGGGCGATGACCGCCCAGATCAGGCAGTCCAGCACATTGGCCGAATGCGCGATCGCGCTGACCAGTGGCGCCACGAAGCCGAGCAGGCTGAGGCCGAGCGCGATCGCGGCGGCCGGCTCGTTGTCGCGGATGAGCTGGAACTCATTGTGCGGGGTGATGCGGGTGTAGACGAACAGATACGCCACGATCGCGATCAGGCCGGTGCAGAAATAGACCAGGAAGGCGGGCAGGCCGGCCAGTGATTGCAGGATCATCGTTCCCCCATCGTGCAGCGACCATTCGTCGGCGGGGGGAGGATAGCGGTTCAATGGCGCAAGGACGATGAGGCCGCGTTGGCGTCCCCAAAAAACAAAACCCCGCCATTTGCGGCGGGGTCCAGGCTGGGAGGAGCGAGCCCCGGGGGCTCGCGGCGTAAACTTAGGGATCAGGCGGGAATGCGCTCTTCGTGCTCGTGCGGCTCGCGCAGCACATAGCCGCGGCCCCACACGGTCTCGATGAAGTTGCGGCCCTCGGAAGCGTTGGCGAGCTTCTTGCGGAGCTTGCAGATGAAGACGTCGATGATCTTCAGCTCGGGCTCGTCCATGCCGCCATAGAGATGGTTGAGGAACATTTCCTTGGTGAGGGTCGTACCCTTGCGGAGCGAGAGGAGCTCCAGCATCTGGTATTCCTTGCCGGTCAGATGCACGCGCTGGCCGCCGACTTCCACGGTCTTGGTGTCGAGGTTGACGACGAGGTCGCCGGTCTGGATGACCGACTGGGCGTGACCCTTGGAGCGGCGCACGATCGCGTGGATCCGGGCTACCAGCTCGTCCTTGTGGAAGGGCTTGGTCATGTAGTCGTCGGCGCCGACGCCGAGACCCTTGACCTTGTCCTCGATGCCGGCGAGGCCGGAGAGGATCAGAATCGGTGTCTTGATCTTGGAGACCCGAAGCTGCTTGAGCACGTCGTAACCGGACATGTCGGGCAGATTGAGGTCGAGAAGAATAATGTCGTAATCGTATAACTTACCGAGATCGACGCCTTCTTCCCCCAAATCGGTCGTGTAGACGTTGAAGCTCTCAGACTTCAGCATCAGCTCGATCGACTGCGCGACGGCGCTGTCATCTTCAATCAGCAAAACGCGCATGCCAGTTCCCCATAGTCGCCGCTCCTGGGCGTCAGGTCGGCCGCATTCGCGGCACTCAACAAAACGCCTTTGAACAACTGATTCGGATCCTGACAACAGATGGTTAACAAACTCTGATTCTGGAACGCAAGTCCCCCCGGTGCAATTTTTGTCGAATCGCCCTAAGGTCTTGCGCGCGAAGCAGCTTTCGTCACCCCGTACCGTTCAAGTTCCACTTTAAGAGACGGGCCTAACCGACTCCCGCGACTCAGCCTTCTTCTGAAGGGGAGTCACGCTCAGTCACAAAGACAGTGACGCAATGATTAACGATGCGGGTAAACACGAAGTTAAGCGCCGTTCAGAAATATGGCGAAACTTAAGTCTTTCGCCATGAAGCCCGGGATCGGAGGCGATCACCTTATGAAGGTCCTCTTATTAAAGGCGCGCCCCTGATGAAGGCTCTTGCCGAACAGATCGGCGACATCGACGGCGTCAACATCTATGGCCGCGTGGTCGGCGTTCGCGGCCTGATGGTCGAAGTGGCCGGACCCATTCACGCGATGTCGGTCGGTGCGCGGCTCGTGATCGAGACCGGCGCGAACCGTTCCATTCCCTGCGAGGTGATCGGCTTCTCCGGCAACAACGCTGTCGTGATGCCGTTCGCCGGCCTGGACGGCGTGCGCCGCGGCTGCAAGGCCGTCATCGCCAATGCCGCCAATCAAGTGCGTCCGTCATCGGCCTGGCTCGGCCGCGTCGTCAACGCGCTGGGCGAGCCGATCGACGGCAAGGGGCCATTGCCGCAGGGCCCGGCGCCGATGCCATACCGCAATTCGCCGCCGCCGGCGCATTCGCGCAAACGCGTCGGCGCCCCGCTCGATCTCGGCGTGCGCGCGATGAACACGTTCCTCACCTGCTGC includes the following:
- a CDS encoding hybrid sensor histidine kinase/response regulator, whose amino-acid sequence is MDDLLREFLTETSESLDTVDNQLVKFEQEPNNAKILDNIFRLVHTIKGTCGFLGLPRLEALAHAGETLMGKFRDGMPVTGQAVTVILSSIDRIKEILAGLEATEAEPEGTDRDLIDKLEAMVEQGMAAMAAGAAAPVAEAPPLVPEAPAEAKAVPAKEMTQGSLIDQTLERPLRPGEVSLDELERAFRETAIEAPAPVVKAEPAPAAEAPAPAAKEAAKPAKEKVAPKKSMADEGAAEGDRIANQSIRVNVDTLEHLMTMVSELVLTRNQLLEISRRNEDTEFKVPLQRLSNVTAELQEGVMKTRMQPIGNAWQKLPRIVRDLSSELGKQIELEMHGADTELDRQVLDLIKDPLTHMVRNSADHGLETPAERLASGKGEQGTIRLSAYHEGGHIIICIADNGRGLNTERIKAKAISSGLVTEAELEKMSEAQIHKFIFAPGFSTAAAITSVSGRGVGMDVVRTNIDQIGGTIDIKSVAGEGSSVTIKIPLTLAIVSALIVEAAGDRFAIPQLSVVELVRARANSEHRIERIKDTAVLRLRNKLLPLIHLKKLLKIDDGAASDPENGFIVVTQVGSQTFGIVVDGVFHTEEIVVKPMSTKLRHIDMFSGNTILGDGAVIMIIDPNGIAKALGAAGSSAHDMGDENGAHHIGSGEQTTSLLVFRAGSSQPKAVPLGLVTRLEELPADKIEFSNGRYMVQYREQLMPLVAMESVTIASQGAQPILVFADDGRSMGLVVDEIIDIVEERLNIEVGGSASGILGSAVIKGQATEVIDVGHFLPMAFADWFTRKEMKPSQHSQSVLLVDDSAFFRNMLAPVLKAAGYRVRTAPTAQEGLAALRAQSFDVVLTDIEMPDMNGFEFAEVIRSDTNLGAMPIIGLSALVSPAAIERGRQAGFHDYVAKFDRPGLIAALKEQTAGAAGASELSRAAA
- a CDS encoding chemotaxis protein CheW, producing MSNKKTQIGEGAMVEYVTAMIGGQLFGLPISRVQDVFMPERVTRVPLSSREIAGVLNLRGRIVTVVDMRARLGLPKPEDGKAPMAVGVDLRGESYGLLIDQIGEVLRLAEAGMGENPVNLDPRMAKLAGGVHRLDGQLMVVLDVDRVLELAPEMMAA
- a CDS encoding response regulator, encoding MRTCLVVDDSSVIRKVARRILEGLDFQILEAEDGEKALEACKRGLPDAVLLDWNMPVMDGYEFLGHLRRMPGGDQPKVVFCTTENDVAHIARALHAGANEYIMKPFDKDIVTAKFQEVGLI
- a CDS encoding protein-glutamate methylesterase/protein-glutamine glutaminase, coding for MSVAFAGNSTTGPSRDAGPLRVMVVDDSVVIRGLISRWIGAEHDMEVAASLRTGLEAVNQLERINPDVAVLDIEMPELDGISALPQLLAKKRDLVIIMASTLTRRNAEISFKALSLGAADYIPKPESTREASAADIFHHDLIQKIRHLGARLRRRPAVASPPLAPATPAARAPAVVRPAAPAPALHAPSSGVLSTRPFSAHAPKVLLIGSSTGGPQALMALVTELGPVIDRFPVLITQHMPPTFTTILAEHLARASRKPAAEAVDGEPVKPGRIYLAPGGKHMRVVRSGADTAIALDDGPAVNFCKPAVDPLFTSAIDIWHGNILSVILTGMGSDGMRGGKDIVAAGGNVIAQDEASSVVWGMPGAAANAGICAAILPLNQIGAKVNRLFAGDRS
- a CDS encoding CheR family methyltransferase → MTPVDYEYLRKFLKERSGLDLSADKQYLVESRLLPLARKASLPGIPDLVLKIRNGDGRLATDVVEAMTTNETFFYRDKIPFDHLRDTILPGLLQARAARRSLRIWSAASSTGQEPYSIAMCLKEMGAAFAGWRIEIVATDLSQEVLEKSRAGIYSQFEVQRGLPIQHLMKYFTQVGELWQLNADIRAMVQFRQLNLLQDFSHLGTFDVIFCRNVLIYFDQDTKAVIFERMAKGLEADGTLLLGAAESVVGITDAFRPITERRGLYQLNPARSGRPMGGLMPQPLKIAAAR
- a CDS encoding glutathionylspermidine synthase family protein, translating into MRRIVCPERDDWRQTAEQCGFAFHTIDGERYWDESAYYAFTLDEIERGIEAPTAEIDAMCIELAGRVIGDERYLRRLKIPEAFWSLIAESWERDDRSLYGRLDLKFDGQSPAKLLEYNADTPTSIFEAAVFQWTWLEQAIERRIIPARADQFNSIHERLIAAWKEIAAGRHVHLTGTTGNEEDAGTLAYLEDTARQAGLSTRMLDIEEIGWRDEPGGFVDLDDGDIAFAFKLYPWEWMFHDAFGAKLMSAPTRWIEPPWKAVLSNKGILPLLWEMFPNHPNLLPAFFEDDARAAELGSSYVRKPLLSREGANVTLVSGGTPLDEQAGPYGAEGFVRQALSPLPNFSGFYVVVGSWLVNHEPCGLSIREDESPITGNRSRFLPHAIL
- a CDS encoding DUF350 domain-containing protein, yielding MILQSLAGLPAFLVYFCTGLIAIVAYLFVYTRITPHNEFQLIRDNEPAAAIALGLSLLGFVAPLVSAIAHSANVLDCLIWAVIALIVQIIVLFLVKVPVPNLSARIAAGELAPAIWLGLSSLAAGLLNAACMIY
- the ctrA gene encoding response regulator transcription factor CtrA; translation: MRVLLIEDDSAVAQSIELMLKSESFNVYTTDLGEEGVDLGKLYDYDIILLDLNLPDMSGYDVLKQLRVSKIKTPILILSGLAGIEDKVKGLGVGADDYMTKPFHKDELVARIHAIVRRSKGHAQSVIQTGDLVVNLDTKTVEVGGQRVHLTGKEYQMLELLSLRKGTTLTKEMFLNHLYGGMDEPELKIIDVFICKLRKKLANASEGRNFIETVWGRGYVLREPHEHEERIPA